One window of Hoplias malabaricus isolate fHopMal1 chromosome 16, fHopMal1.hap1, whole genome shotgun sequence genomic DNA carries:
- the si:dkey-181f22.4 gene encoding receptor-interacting serine/threonine-protein kinase 2 isoform X3: MVPLGLIKSRSLLGFVWNWMSEGSLHSLLYETHLYLDLHMALRLQILLDVAEGLKHLHAIPLPHGALKATNILLDQQYRAKLCDWGQQTVLRVRTSMSSGDSPCLRDLAYMSPEVIHGGVPSVEADMFSFGVLMWEALNRKRPCEVMDHLQILLLSAQDGVEPGLEVKLLPSETPQCHALTQLMIRCLSSEPNLRPKADECIVELKKALATFDSEEFTTAARKLIACKKKALLCGKNPTAWELPIELNNLEGCSGSMSQKKMSHKTIPQNLHCSNKPAQQRSKSAENSPRGSPPFSSTASPSPPTVCCRDTSNNNGFSMGPSSNPGFRQCGVAYGINRPQTPAPPNTPCVSPTSAVQAPLQHPSLTNQTPCQGSAGWSCCRLLQEKREAIVHCMTEGRFNNLLDVLRARQAVTREAYELITAAITLTARTRCLLDVCACLGENVAILVASTLGLVSTHNQARTQTASKGQAG; encoded by the exons ATGGTTCCTCTGGGTTTGATTAAATCTCGCTCTTTACTGGGGTTTGTGTGGAACTGGATGTCTGAGGGATCCCTGCATTCATTACTGTATGAG ACACATCTCTATCTGGACCTGCACATGGCCCTCCGGCTTCAGATCCTTCTAGATGTAGCAGAGGGTTTGAAGCACTTGCATGCCATTCCTCTACCTCATGGAGCCCTGAAGGCTACCAACATACTACTTGACCAGCAGTACCGGGCTAAG TTGTGTGACTGGGGCCAGCAGACAGTCTTGCGTGTAAGGACTTCTATGTCCAGTGGCGACAGTCCATGTTTAAGAGACTTGGCTTATATGTCTCCTGAGGTTATACATGGAGGTGTACCTTCTGTAGAGGCTGACATGTTCAG TTTTGGGGTCCTGATGTGGGAAGCTCTGAATCGAAAGCGACCATGTGAAG ttaTGGATCATTTGCAGATACTTTTATTATCTGCTCAGGATGGTGTGGAGCCTGGTCTGGAGGTTAAATTGTTGCCTTCAGAAACTCCCCAATGCCATGCCCTTACACAACTTATGATCAGATGCTTGTCTAGTGAACCAAACCTGCGTCCAAAAGCTGATG AGTGTATAGTGGAACTCAAGAAGGCCTTGGCCACATTTGACTCAGAAGAATTTACTACAGCTGCCCGCAAGCTTATAGCATGCAAG AAGAAGGCACTGCTTTGTGGTAAAAACCCCACAGCATGGGAACTCCCCATTGAACTAAACAACCTGGAG GGCTGCAGTGGCAGCATGAGCCAGAAGAAGATGAGCCACAAAACAATTCCACAGAATTTGCATTGTTCGAATAAACCTGCTCAGCAGAGGAGCAAGTCAGCAGAGAACAGCCCCAGAGGAAGCCCTCCTTTCTCCAGCACAGCAAGCCCTTCCCCTCCGACTGTATGCTGCAGAG ATACTTCAAACAATAACGGTTTCTCCATGGGACCCTCAAGCAACCCTGGTTTCAGACAGTGTGGTGTTGCTTATGGAATAAACCGTCCACAGACCCCGGCGCCCCCAAACACACCATGTGTCTCCCCAACATCAGCAGTACAGGCCCCACTGCAACATCCCAGCCTCACAAACCAGA CTCCATGTCAGGGCTCTGCTGGATGGAGCTGCTGTCGGCTCTTGCAGGAGAAGCGAGAGGCCATTGTCCACTGTATGACCGAGGGGCGATTCAACAACCTGCTGGATGTGCTCAGGGCCAGGCAGGCCGTAACACGAGAGGCCTACGAGCTCATCACTGCTGCCATCACCCTGACTGCACGAACGCGCTGCCTGCTGGACGTCTGCGCCTGTCTGGGTGAGAATGTTGCCATCCTGGTGGCCAGCACCTTGGGCCTGGTGTCCACTCATAACCAGGCTCGCACACAGACGGCTTCAAAGGGCCAAGCTGGCTAA
- the si:dkey-181f22.4 gene encoding receptor-interacting serine/threonine-protein kinase 2 isoform X2, producing MAQASVLKEFQPEDLRDVALTRSGVGACLKGRVRGAELSVVIKLYNPTAESCDCLVQVKNALSLSQVFSEQIMVPLGLIKSRSLLGFVWNWMSEGSLHSLLYETHLYLDLHMALRLQILLDVAEGLKHLHAIPLPHGALKATNILLDQQYRAKLCDWGQQTVLRVRTSMSSGDSPCLRDLAYMSPEVIHGGVPSVEADMFSFGVLMWEALNRKRPCEVMDHLQILLLSAQDGVEPGLEVKLLPSETPQCHALTQLMIRCLSSEPNLRPKADECIVELKKALATFDSEEFTTAARKLIACKKALLCGKNPTAWELPIELNNLEGCSGSMSQKKMSHKTIPQNLHCSNKPAQQRSKSAENSPRGSPPFSSTASPSPPTVCCRDTSNNNGFSMGPSSNPGFRQCGVAYGINRPQTPAPPNTPCVSPTSAVQAPLQHPSLTNQTPCQGSAGWSCCRLLQEKREAIVHCMTEGRFNNLLDVLRARQAVTREAYELITAAITLTARTRCLLDVCACLGENVAILVASTLGLVSTHNQARTQTASKGQAG from the exons ATGGCGCAGGCCTCTGTTTTGAAGGAGTTTCAGCCAGAAGACCTGAGGGACGTCGCTCTGACCAGAAGCGGCGTTGGTGCGTGTTTGAAAGGCAGAGTTCGCGGAGCTGAGCTGTCCGTGGTGATCAAACTTTACAACCCCACCGCCGAGAG CTGTGACTGCCTTGTTCAGGTGAAGAATGCACTCTCTCTTAGTCAGGTGTTTTCTGAACAGATAATGGTTCCTCTGGGTTTGATTAAATCTCGCTCTTTACTGGGGTTTGTGTGGAACTGGATGTCTGAGGGATCCCTGCATTCATTACTGTATGAG ACACATCTCTATCTGGACCTGCACATGGCCCTCCGGCTTCAGATCCTTCTAGATGTAGCAGAGGGTTTGAAGCACTTGCATGCCATTCCTCTACCTCATGGAGCCCTGAAGGCTACCAACATACTACTTGACCAGCAGTACCGGGCTAAG TTGTGTGACTGGGGCCAGCAGACAGTCTTGCGTGTAAGGACTTCTATGTCCAGTGGCGACAGTCCATGTTTAAGAGACTTGGCTTATATGTCTCCTGAGGTTATACATGGAGGTGTACCTTCTGTAGAGGCTGACATGTTCAG TTTTGGGGTCCTGATGTGGGAAGCTCTGAATCGAAAGCGACCATGTGAAG ttaTGGATCATTTGCAGATACTTTTATTATCTGCTCAGGATGGTGTGGAGCCTGGTCTGGAGGTTAAATTGTTGCCTTCAGAAACTCCCCAATGCCATGCCCTTACACAACTTATGATCAGATGCTTGTCTAGTGAACCAAACCTGCGTCCAAAAGCTGATG AGTGTATAGTGGAACTCAAGAAGGCCTTGGCCACATTTGACTCAGAAGAATTTACTACAGCTGCCCGCAAGCTTATAGCATGCAAG AAGGCACTGCTTTGTGGTAAAAACCCCACAGCATGGGAACTCCCCATTGAACTAAACAACCTGGAG GGCTGCAGTGGCAGCATGAGCCAGAAGAAGATGAGCCACAAAACAATTCCACAGAATTTGCATTGTTCGAATAAACCTGCTCAGCAGAGGAGCAAGTCAGCAGAGAACAGCCCCAGAGGAAGCCCTCCTTTCTCCAGCACAGCAAGCCCTTCCCCTCCGACTGTATGCTGCAGAG ATACTTCAAACAATAACGGTTTCTCCATGGGACCCTCAAGCAACCCTGGTTTCAGACAGTGTGGTGTTGCTTATGGAATAAACCGTCCACAGACCCCGGCGCCCCCAAACACACCATGTGTCTCCCCAACATCAGCAGTACAGGCCCCACTGCAACATCCCAGCCTCACAAACCAGA CTCCATGTCAGGGCTCTGCTGGATGGAGCTGCTGTCGGCTCTTGCAGGAGAAGCGAGAGGCCATTGTCCACTGTATGACCGAGGGGCGATTCAACAACCTGCTGGATGTGCTCAGGGCCAGGCAGGCCGTAACACGAGAGGCCTACGAGCTCATCACTGCTGCCATCACCCTGACTGCACGAACGCGCTGCCTGCTGGACGTCTGCGCCTGTCTGGGTGAGAATGTTGCCATCCTGGTGGCCAGCACCTTGGGCCTGGTGTCCACTCATAACCAGGCTCGCACACAGACGGCTTCAAAGGGCCAAGCTGGCTAA
- the LOC136671963 gene encoding adhesion G-protein coupled receptor G5-like — MDPDIRSIRRILPLVFLTFIWGPVATENDRDFKMCGTWKHGNVSQQLSLDLKTGCDKVIISANKSTLSIQGRITAQCTKSEVRPLNSSQVPSHFCVFWEPILDSLVLELDNVTITLCDSYGIQTNCCTDLSSGSQSKSQDKYGIANGSIHGDLISGNLMSVYEFRGDTINCKEEFCDKATHESRGANMIEDAVMRSKSVGSVDLPCAQSVVLEMKEDFEGVNVTLPAPKSVPKNTIPQLYLPACLKPSKPQTAKVVCTYYKNSNLFQGPLKVLDDVVGISVENEIITNLPEPVKIKFLHSDILENQTAKCVSWDTRRDKKIKWRLEGCQTVHISSKETECFCNHLTYFAILVQVNPTRKLQHLKALTFITAVGCAVSLVSCAVLFVSLCRKRRAKDQSSLVHRGLVVALFFLCLFFILTGSIANLGQETLCQFVGALLHYSLLSTLCWMAVEVFHTFWMIFLVFSPSPKPLIWYLLGFGLPALPVIVLASIGNVYGERMVMPSDDVSKPYRMCWMTESHNALLAHFVINVGLLVAVISSGCVMLFLVVRKIHNRDEWRRNHVAFLSIWGLSCLFGTTWMLIFIEHLSESVVFFFCIINSLQGFFLMLRFYALEQIRKKSKLITDGSSTGSTRQHMLQVQENS; from the exons ATGGATCCAGATATTAGGAGCATTAGAAGAATCCTGCCACTGGTCTTTCTCACATTCATTTGGGGGCCAG tGGCAACAGAAAATGACAGAGATTTCAAGATGTGCGGAACTTGGAAGCATGGCAATGTTTCACAACAACTTAGCCTTGACCTAAAAACTGGCTGTGACAAAGTCATTATTTCGGCCAATAAAAGCACACTCTCTATCCAGGGGAGGATCACAGCTCAGTGTACGAAATCTGAAGTTAGGCCCCTGAATTCATCCCAGGTTCCCAGTCACTTCTGTGTGTTCTGGGAACCAATTCTGGACTCGCTGGTCCTGGAGCTGGATAATGTAACCATTACACTCTGTGACTCTTATGGCATACAGACCAATTGCTGTACTGACCTCTCTAGTGGTAGTCAGAGTAAGTCCCAGGACAAATATGGCATTGCCAATGGTAGCATTCATGGGGACCTCATCTCTGGAAATTTGATGTCAGTATATGAATTTAGAGGCGACACAATTAACTGCA AGGAAGAGTTCTGTGATAAAGCAACGCACGAATCCAGAGGAGCCAACAT GATAGAGGACGCTGTGATGAGGTCCAAAAGTGTTGGCAGTGTGGATCTACCATGTGCTCAGAGTGTAGTGCTTGAGATGAAGGAAGACTTTGAAGGAGTTAATGTAACCTTACCT GCCCCAAAAAGTGTGCCAAAAAACACAATTCCTCAGTTGTACCTACCTGCCTGCCTAAAACCTTCAAAACCACAGACTGCCAAAGTAGTCTGCACCTACTACAAAAACAGCAATCTATTTCAG GGTCCTTTGAAGGTGTTGGATGATGTTGTTGGCATCTCAGTTGAAAATGAGATTATAACCAACCTCCCTGAACCCGTCAAAATCAAGTTCCTTCACTCTGACATACTG GAAAATCAAACTGCAAAATGTGTTTCATGGGATACAAGGAGAG ataaaaaaatcaaatggaGGTTAGAGGGTTGCCAAACAGTACACATCAGCTCAAAGGAAACAGAGTGCTTCTGTAATCATCTTACATACTTTGCTATTCTTGTG CAAGTGAACCCTACAAGAAAGTTGCAGCATCTAAAAGCGCTCACCTTCATTACAGCAGTGGGCTGTGCTGTGTCCCTTGTCAGCTGtgctgttctctttgtgtcaCTCTGCAGGAAAAG gaGAGCTAAAGACCAGTCCAGTCTGGTGCACCGTGGCTTGGTAGTggctcttttctttctctgccttttttttattctcacCGGCTCTATTGCCAATTTGGGGCAGGAAACTTTGTGTCAGTTTGTGGGTGCACTACTGCACTATTCGCTGCTCAGCACCCTCTGTTGGATGGCTGTAGAAGTGTTCCACACATTTTGGATGATTTTCTTGGTATTTAGTCCATCGCCAAAGCCATTGATATGGTACCTTCTGGGATTTG gtttGCCAGCTCTGCCTGTCATTGTTCTGGCATCAATAGGAAATGTCTATGGTGAAAGGATGGTAATGCCAAGTGATGATGTCTCAAAGCCTTATCGCAT GTGCTGGATGACAGAGTCTCATAATGCCCTCCTCGCCCACTTTGTAATAAATGTTGGGCTCTTGGTCGCTGTGATAAGCTCTGGTTGTGTCATGCTTTTCCTGGTGGTTAGAAAGATTCATAACCGAGACGAGTGGAGGAGAAACCACGTGGCCTTTCTCAGTATCTGGGGTCTCAGCTGCCTGTTTGGCACCACGTGGATGCTAATCTTTATTGAACACCTCTCAGAAAGCGTTGTGTTTTTCTTCTGCATCATCAACTCTTTGCAAG GATTTTTCCTCATGTTACGGTTTTATGCTCTGGAGCAGATAAGAAAGAAGTCTAAATTGATTACAGATGGTAGCAGCACTGGATCTACAAGGCAGCATATGTTACAAGTCCAGGAGAACAGTTAA
- the si:dkey-181f22.4 gene encoding receptor-interacting serine/threonine-protein kinase 2 isoform X1, protein MAQASVLKEFQPEDLRDVALTRSGVGACLKGRVRGAELSVVIKLYNPTAESCDCLVQVKNALSLSQVFSEQIMVPLGLIKSRSLLGFVWNWMSEGSLHSLLYETHLYLDLHMALRLQILLDVAEGLKHLHAIPLPHGALKATNILLDQQYRAKLCDWGQQTVLRVRTSMSSGDSPCLRDLAYMSPEVIHGGVPSVEADMFSFGVLMWEALNRKRPCEVMDHLQILLLSAQDGVEPGLEVKLLPSETPQCHALTQLMIRCLSSEPNLRPKADECIVELKKALATFDSEEFTTAARKLIACKKKALLCGKNPTAWELPIELNNLEGCSGSMSQKKMSHKTIPQNLHCSNKPAQQRSKSAENSPRGSPPFSSTASPSPPTVCCRDTSNNNGFSMGPSSNPGFRQCGVAYGINRPQTPAPPNTPCVSPTSAVQAPLQHPSLTNQTPCQGSAGWSCCRLLQEKREAIVHCMTEGRFNNLLDVLRARQAVTREAYELITAAITLTARTRCLLDVCACLGENVAILVASTLGLVSTHNQARTQTASKGQAG, encoded by the exons ATGGCGCAGGCCTCTGTTTTGAAGGAGTTTCAGCCAGAAGACCTGAGGGACGTCGCTCTGACCAGAAGCGGCGTTGGTGCGTGTTTGAAAGGCAGAGTTCGCGGAGCTGAGCTGTCCGTGGTGATCAAACTTTACAACCCCACCGCCGAGAG CTGTGACTGCCTTGTTCAGGTGAAGAATGCACTCTCTCTTAGTCAGGTGTTTTCTGAACAGATAATGGTTCCTCTGGGTTTGATTAAATCTCGCTCTTTACTGGGGTTTGTGTGGAACTGGATGTCTGAGGGATCCCTGCATTCATTACTGTATGAG ACACATCTCTATCTGGACCTGCACATGGCCCTCCGGCTTCAGATCCTTCTAGATGTAGCAGAGGGTTTGAAGCACTTGCATGCCATTCCTCTACCTCATGGAGCCCTGAAGGCTACCAACATACTACTTGACCAGCAGTACCGGGCTAAG TTGTGTGACTGGGGCCAGCAGACAGTCTTGCGTGTAAGGACTTCTATGTCCAGTGGCGACAGTCCATGTTTAAGAGACTTGGCTTATATGTCTCCTGAGGTTATACATGGAGGTGTACCTTCTGTAGAGGCTGACATGTTCAG TTTTGGGGTCCTGATGTGGGAAGCTCTGAATCGAAAGCGACCATGTGAAG ttaTGGATCATTTGCAGATACTTTTATTATCTGCTCAGGATGGTGTGGAGCCTGGTCTGGAGGTTAAATTGTTGCCTTCAGAAACTCCCCAATGCCATGCCCTTACACAACTTATGATCAGATGCTTGTCTAGTGAACCAAACCTGCGTCCAAAAGCTGATG AGTGTATAGTGGAACTCAAGAAGGCCTTGGCCACATTTGACTCAGAAGAATTTACTACAGCTGCCCGCAAGCTTATAGCATGCAAG AAGAAGGCACTGCTTTGTGGTAAAAACCCCACAGCATGGGAACTCCCCATTGAACTAAACAACCTGGAG GGCTGCAGTGGCAGCATGAGCCAGAAGAAGATGAGCCACAAAACAATTCCACAGAATTTGCATTGTTCGAATAAACCTGCTCAGCAGAGGAGCAAGTCAGCAGAGAACAGCCCCAGAGGAAGCCCTCCTTTCTCCAGCACAGCAAGCCCTTCCCCTCCGACTGTATGCTGCAGAG ATACTTCAAACAATAACGGTTTCTCCATGGGACCCTCAAGCAACCCTGGTTTCAGACAGTGTGGTGTTGCTTATGGAATAAACCGTCCACAGACCCCGGCGCCCCCAAACACACCATGTGTCTCCCCAACATCAGCAGTACAGGCCCCACTGCAACATCCCAGCCTCACAAACCAGA CTCCATGTCAGGGCTCTGCTGGATGGAGCTGCTGTCGGCTCTTGCAGGAGAAGCGAGAGGCCATTGTCCACTGTATGACCGAGGGGCGATTCAACAACCTGCTGGATGTGCTCAGGGCCAGGCAGGCCGTAACACGAGAGGCCTACGAGCTCATCACTGCTGCCATCACCCTGACTGCACGAACGCGCTGCCTGCTGGACGTCTGCGCCTGTCTGGGTGAGAATGTTGCCATCCTGGTGGCCAGCACCTTGGGCCTGGTGTCCACTCATAACCAGGCTCGCACACAGACGGCTTCAAAGGGCCAAGCTGGCTAA